The genomic region CTCAGTGAAGATGGCTATTTGGCGGCTGGGGTTCCTGGAACGGTGGCGGGCATGGAAGCGATGTTGAAAAAATACGGCACCAAAAAACTATCGCAACTCATTGATCCTGCCATTAAATTGGCTGAAAATGGTTATGCGATTTCACAAAGACAAGCAGAAACCTTAAAGGAAGCGAGGGAGCGGTTTTTAAAATACAGTTCTAGCAAAAAGTATTTTTTTAAAAAAGGGCATCTTGATTATCAAGAAGGGGATTTGTTTGTCCAAAAAGATTTAGCCAAGACTTTGAATCAAATCAAAACACTAGGCGCTAAAGGCTTTTATCAAGGGCAAGTCGCTGAGCTTATTGAGAAAGACATGAAAAAGAATGGAGGGATTATCACTAAAGAAGATTTAGCCAGTTACAATGTGAAATGGCGCAAACCGGTAGTGGGGAGTTATCGTGGGTATAAGATCATTTCTATGTCGCCACCAAGTTCAGGAGGCACGCATTTGATCCAGATTTTAAATGTCATGGAAAATGCGGATTTAAGCACCCTTGGGTATGGGGCTTCTAAGAATATCCATATCGCTGCAGAAGCGATGCGCCAAGCTTATGCGGACCGATCGGTTTATATGGGAGACGCTGATTTTGTTTCGGTGCCGGTGGATAAATTGATTAATAAAGCGTATGCCAAAAAGATTTTTGACACTATCCAGCCAGATACGGTTACGCCAAGCTCTCAAATCAAACCAGGAATGGGGCAGTTGCATGAGGGGAGCAACACCACGCATTATTCTGTAGCGGACAGGTGGGGGAATGCAGTCAGCGTTACTTACACCATTAACGCCTCTTATGGAAGCGCTGCTAGTATTGATGGGGCAGGATTTTTATTGAACAATGAAATGGATGATTTTTCCATAAAGCCTGGGAATCCTAATCTCTATGGTTTAGTGGGGGGCGATGCGAATGCGATTGAAGCCAATAAGCGCCCTTTAAGCTCCATGTCGCCTACGATCGTGTTGAAAAACAATAAGGTTTTTTTGGTGGTGGGAAGCCCTGGAGGGTCTAGGATTATCACGACGGTGTTGCAAGTGATTTCTAATGTCATTGATTATAATATGAATATTTCTGAAGCGGTCTCAGCCCCTAGATTCCACATGCAATGGCTCCCTGATGAATTAAGGATTGAAAAGTTTGGCATGCCCGCTGATGTGAAAGATAACCTCACTAAAATGGGCTATCAAATCGTTACCAAGCCGGTCATGGGCGATGTGAATGCGATCCAAGTTTTGCCTAAAACTAAAGGGAGCGTTTTCTATGGGGCAACGGATCCAAGGAAAGAATTTTAATTCTTTTTCATATAAAGGTTTTTAATCCTATTTAGCCTTATTTTTTGGGATGGAGGGGGGACTTTTTAGCGAGAAAATCTTAAATTTAGTTTTAAAATTCATAAAAATAGTGTAAAATTTCTCGTTACAAGAGACGATACTAGATCTAAATGGTGTATGCAGAATGGAGTTTGAGAATGTTTGCTGGTTTTAGAACGCATGCAGTTTCTTTTTTAAGATTGGTAGCCATTGACATTATGTTTGATCTTATTAAAACAAGAGGAGTAACAATGGGATACGCAAGCAAATTAGCCTTGAAGATTTGTTTGGCAAGTTTATATTTATTTAGCACTCTTGGTGCAGAACATCTTGAACAAAAAAGGAATTATATTTATAAGGGGGAGGAGGCCTATAATAATAAGGAATACGAGCGAGCGGCTTCTTTTTATAAGAGCGCTATTAAAAATGGCGAGCCGCTTGCTTATATTCTTTTAGGGATCATGTATGAAAATGGTAGGGGTGTGCCTAAAAATTACAAAAAAGCGGCTGAATATTTTCAAAAAGCGGTTGATAACGATATACCTAGAGGGTATAACAATTTAGGCGTGATGTATAAAGAGGGTAGGGGCGTGCCTAAAGATGAAAAGAAAGCCGTGGAGTATTTTAGAATAGCTACAGAGAAAGGCTATACTAACGCCTATATAAACTTAGGCATCATGTATATGGAGGGTAGGGGAGTTCCAAGCAACTATGCGAAAGCGACAGAGTGCTTTAGAAAAGCGATGCATAAGGGTAATGTAGAAGCTTATATCCTTTTAGGGGATATTTATTATAGTGGGAATGATCAATTGGGTATTGAGCCAGACAAAGATAAGGCTATTGTCTATTATAAAATGGCGGCTGATATGAGCTCTTCTAGGGCTTAT from Helicobacter pylori harbors:
- a CDS encoding HP1117 family Sel1-like repeat protein; amino-acid sequence: MGYASKLALKICLASLYLFSTLGAEHLEQKRNYIYKGEEAYNNKEYERAASFYKSAIKNGEPLAYILLGIMYENGRGVPKNYKKAAEYFQKAVDNDIPRGYNNLGVMYKEGRGVPKDEKKAVEYFRIATEKGYTNAYINLGIMYMEGRGVPSNYAKATECFRKAMHKGNVEAYILLGDIYYSGNDQLGIEPDKDKAIVYYKMAADMSSSRAYEGLSESYRYGLGVEKDKQKAEEYMQKACDFDIDKNCKKKNTSSR
- the ggt gene encoding gamma-glutamyltransferase produces the protein MRRSFLKTIGLGVIALSLGLLSPLSAASYPPIKNTKVGLALSSHPLATEIGQKVLEEGGNAIDAAVAIGFALAVVHPAAGNIGGGGFAVIHLANGENVALDFREKAPLKATKDMFLDKQGNVVPKLSEDGYLAAGVPGTVAGMEAMLKKYGTKKLSQLIDPAIKLAENGYAISQRQAETLKEARERFLKYSSSKKYFFKKGHLDYQEGDLFVQKDLAKTLNQIKTLGAKGFYQGQVAELIEKDMKKNGGIITKEDLASYNVKWRKPVVGSYRGYKIISMSPPSSGGTHLIQILNVMENADLSTLGYGASKNIHIAAEAMRQAYADRSVYMGDADFVSVPVDKLINKAYAKKIFDTIQPDTVTPSSQIKPGMGQLHEGSNTTHYSVADRWGNAVSVTYTINASYGSAASIDGAGFLLNNEMDDFSIKPGNPNLYGLVGGDANAIEANKRPLSSMSPTIVLKNNKVFLVVGSPGGSRIITTVLQVISNVIDYNMNISEAVSAPRFHMQWLPDELRIEKFGMPADVKDNLTKMGYQIVTKPVMGDVNAIQVLPKTKGSVFYGATDPRKEF